One Streptomyces umbrinus genomic window, AGGAGGATGAAGTCGGGGCTGCTGCCCTGGATCGCGAGGGTGCGGAGGACCGAGCGGTACTCGCTCATCGCCGCCGCCGCTCGGACTCCGTGGCCCATGACGTCGCCCACCACCAGCAGCGTGCGGTCGTGGGGGAGCGCCAGTGTGTCGAACCAGTCGCCGCCGACTTCCGCTCCTGAGCCCGCCGGGAGGTAGCGGCCCAGGGTTTCGACGCCGGGGCCCGTGATCGTGGGCGCGTTCAGGAAGGCGCGCTGCATCTCCAGGGCCGTCTCGTGTTCCCGCGTGTAGCGGACCGCGTGGGCGATGCCGGTGGCGGCGCGGTCGGTGAGGTCGCCCAGCAACTCGGTGTCCGTGTCCGTCAGTCGGGGGGAGTCGCCGGCGCGGAACACCATCACCGCGCCCACCAGCTCCTCGTGGACCGCGAGCGGGAGGTAGATCCCCGAGTGCGCGCCCATCCGCAGGAGGTGCTCCTTGCGTTCGGGCGACGGCGAGAACTGGCGCATGGCCTCGTCGTCGGGGTGGCTGAGGACCAGCGGGCGCCGGTCGGCCAGGACGTGGGCCATCGGGGAGCCCGCCCGGTGGACCACGAACTCGTCGAGACGGCCGAGCGGGGAGGACACCTCCGCCAGGTCCGGGGTGGTGGCCAGCGCGATGCGGCGCAGGCGCAGCGGGTAGTTCTCCGACGGCACCCGGGGTGTGCCCTCCGGGTCGACCACGTCCACCGCCGCGTAGTCCGCGAAGCGCGGGACCAGCAGGTCGGCGAGCGCCTGGCAGGCCTGGCGGAGGTCGAGTGTCGCGCCGGTGGTGCGGTTCGCCTCGTCGAGGAGGGCCATCCGGTTGCCGGCCCGTACGAGGTGCTCGCGGCCGCGCAGCGCGTCGGTGACCTCCAGGACGACGGCCGCCACCCCGAGGACCTCGCCGGACGACGTGGACAGCCGGTGGTAGGCGCCCAGCCACCACCGGTTGTCCCCCGCCCCGTCGGCCGGGGTCTGCCCGCCCACCGTGACGATCTGCGGCACCCCCGTGCGCAGCACCTGTTCGAGGAGCTGCTCCGACGACTCCAGGTCCGGCAGGACGTCCGGCAGCCGGCGGCCGATGTGGTCGGCGGCCGGGACGCCGTTGAGGAGGGCCAGCGCGTCGTTGATGTAGAGGTAGCGCAGGCTCCGGTCCAGCACGGCGATACCGGCCGGGCAGCCGTCGAGGATCCGCCGGGCCAGGGTCAGTTCCGCCAGCAGCCGCTCCGCGTGCTCCCCCACCCCCTCGGCACGGTCCACCGCGTTCGCGATCGCCGCCAGCTCCTTCTGGGTGAGCAGGATGCGCGGGGTGGGCTGGACCTGGTCACCGGGCACCCTCCCACGGCACCACGCCGCCGTCCTGCCCACCAACGGGCGGGCCCGTCCGGGTGACGCCGGGCACGGCCTCGGCTTCGGCTCCGGTCCCGGCTTCGGCTCCGGTCCCGGCTCCGGCTCCGGTCCCGGCTTCGGCTCCGGCTTCGGCCCCGGCTTCGGCCCCGGCTTCGGCCTCGGTCCCGGCCTCGGTCCCGGCCTCGGTCTTCCCGGTCCCGGTCCCGGTCCCGGTCCCGGCCCCGGCTACGGTCCCGGCTCTGGCCCCGGCTACGGTCCCGGCGTCGACCCTGGCCTTGGTATCGGCTACGGTCCCGGCCCCGCCCCGGTTCTGGCCTCGGTCCCGGCTACGGTCCCGGCCCCGCCCCGGTCCCGGCCCCGCCCCGGTCCCGGCCCCGCCCCGGTCCCGGCCCCGCCCCGGTCCCGGCCCCGCCCCGGCCCCGCCCCGGTCCCGGCCCCGGCTACGGCCTCGGCCTCGGCTCCAGTTTCGGCTTGGTTCTGCCCTTGTCCTCCGGCCAGGCCTCCGCCGCAGGCCCCTCCGTCCCGGGTGAACCCGCCAGCCGCCACACCTCCCCCGCCTGCAGCGCCGCGTGCTCGGCGGGCGGGTACTCGCCGGTCAGCCCCGCGACCCGGGCCGGCTTGCCCCCGCGCTCGGCGAACAGGGCGACGGTGAGGGCGAGCCGCGGCGAGTACACGCTCTGCCACACCGTCCGCGCCCCCGGCCCGCTGCCCGCGCCCGCCGCATGACTGGTCACCGGCAGGAACGCGGCCCCGACCCCCGTCGCGACCGGCTTGACCGCGGTGCCCGGAGCGTACGGAGCGTCCGGACCGAGCGAACCGTGCATCAGCTCGGTGACCACCGCGGTTTCCTTCTCGCCCATCGCGGTACGCGTCTCCGGGCGCGCGGTGTGCACCGTGGTGCCGCCGCGGGTGATCTTCGTGACCGTGTACGGCGTCGCGTACTCACCCCCGGCGGCCACGGTCGCGTACGCGGAGTTCAGGCGCATCGGCGTCGGGGCCGCCTCCTTCGGCAGGCCGGTCAGCGGCTCGCCCAGCCGGATGCCCGCGTACGTGAACGGTTCGGTGGCCGTGCCCGCCTCGACCGCCCCGTCGACGGCGTCGTTGAACGGCTGGTGCGCGTAGTCCGCGCCGCCGTACAGCACACGGACCGCGCCGTCGCCGGGCACGGTCGCGACGACCGCGGTGTGCAGCCGCGCCCCCTTCGTGTCCGCGGGCGTACGGTCACGGACCAGCTCCGCCGTCTCGTCCTGGAGACCGAGGTCGAAGGTGGTGTGCACCTTGTAGCCGCCGCGCGCCAACTGGTCCTCGGTGATGCCGAGCCGGTCGGCGGCCTCGGCGGACGCCGCGTCGATCAGGTACTGACGCCCGCCGTCCGTGTCGCCCGGCGGATAGAAGCGGAACGCCGGGAAGCGGGCGGCCGTCCGCTCGCGGTCGCTGATCGCGCCCGAGTCCGCCATGGCGTCGAGCACCCAGGCCCAGCGGCGCTCCAGCGTCCCGGTCACCTTCGCGTCGGCGCCGGCCCGCTCGTAGTAGGAGGGGAGGTTGACGATCGCCGCGAGGGCCGCGCCCTGGGAGACCGTCAAGTCCTTCGCGCCCACGCCGAAGTAGTTCCGCGCCGCCGATTCGACACCGGCCGCGCCACGGCCGAAGTACACCGTGTTGAGGTAGCCCTCCAGGATGTCGTCCTTGGACCGCGTGCGGTCGAGCTTCACGGCGATCAGGGCCTCGCGCGCCTTGCGGCTCAGCGACTGCTCCGGGGTCAGCAGGGCGTTCTTCACGTACTGCTGCGTGATCGTGGAGCCGCCCTGCCGCTCGCCGCCCGTCACGGTCGCGATCGCCGCCCGCAGGATCGCGGTCGGGGCGACCCCCGAGTCCGTACGGAAGGAGCGGTTCTCCGCGGCGATCACGGCGTCCTGGACGTGCCGGGGCACCTGCTCGAGGGAGATGTCCTGGCGGTCGACCGGTCCGCGCCGGCCCAGGTACTCGCCCTCGGCGTCCACGAAGACCGTGCTCTGGCTGACCGTCTCCGGGTGCGGGTCGGGGATCCCGGTCATGCGGTACGCGACGACGAGCCCGGCGCAGGCCGTGAGGAACAGGACGAGAAGGGCGGCCAGGACGCGCCGCAGACGGCGGGTCCGGGTGCGGCGGAGGCGGGTGCGCGCGTGGCGGAGGTGGGTCCGCAGGGTGCGGAGGCGGGTGCTCATGAGGAGGTGCCCGTCTGTGCGAGGAGCTTGCCGGCGGAGTCGTAGGCCTTCACGGTGATCTCGCTCAACTGGCGCTGGTCGTCCTGGAGTTGGGTGTCCGCGTACCAGACGGACCAGCCGGGGCTGCCCGCCAGGGTGAGGATCCGGGCGGTGAACGTGCCCTCGGGGGTGGTGAGTTGGACGCGGGACGGTTCGCGGGAGCCCTGGAGGACGCCGGAGTGGAAGACACGTGTCCCCGAGCCGGGTTCCGACTCCAGGCTGATGCCGGCGCCCGATCCCTTGCCGGCCGGCCGGAACTGGTTCGGCCCCTTCGGCGTCGACCAGTGCTTGCCGTCCTTGGTGAGCCACAGCTCGACACCGGGCGCGGCGGAGACCCGCTCACCGGCGGTCACGACCCGAACCGACGTTCTGGAGACGGGAGTTGTGTCCCCACCGTCCCCGCCGGAACCGGTGCCGCGCACGGCCCCCAGTGCCAGCGGCACGAGCAGCAGGGCGCAGACGGTGGTCAGCACGGCCGTCGTACGGCGGCGGCTCCGCCGACGGGTGCGGCCCGCCTCCTCGACGGCCGGGAGAACGGCGGCCGGGATGCCGGGAGTCGGGTCCGGGCCGGGCCCGGGGCGGCCCCCGGCGCCGTACGCAGGGTGGGTGCGCAGGGCCTTCAGCGCCCGGCGGACGTGCGCCTTGACCGCGCCGGGCGAGGAGTTGAGCAGCGCGGCGATCTCGC contains:
- a CDS encoding SpoIIE family protein phosphatase — protein: MPGDQVQPTPRILLTQKELAAIANAVDRAEGVGEHAERLLAELTLARRILDGCPAGIAVLDRSLRYLYINDALALLNGVPAADHIGRRLPDVLPDLESSEQLLEQVLRTGVPQIVTVGGQTPADGAGDNRWWLGAYHRLSTSSGEVLGVAAVVLEVTDALRGREHLVRAGNRMALLDEANRTTGATLDLRQACQALADLLVPRFADYAAVDVVDPEGTPRVPSENYPLRLRRIALATTPDLAEVSSPLGRLDEFVVHRAGSPMAHVLADRRPLVLSHPDDEAMRQFSPSPERKEHLLRMGAHSGIYLPLAVHEELVGAVMVFRAGDSPRLTDTDTELLGDLTDRAATGIAHAVRYTREHETALEMQRAFLNAPTITGPGVETLGRYLPAGSGAEVGGDWFDTLALPHDRTLLVVGDVMGHGVRAAAAMSEYRSVLRTLAIQGSSPDFILLQAERTALTLELDRVATCLLALLDPRRERATFSNAGHIPPLLVTPDGTRTLLSLPVAPPLGVGLGSFAATTVPLPPGSVLLLCTDGLVERRDRDIETGLHTLATLPITPTDPLPTLLDTVITHLDPTASEDDVAILLARTKPTPNEPDQLGWLPPGWTKGPGSAAR
- a CDS encoding transglycosylase domain-containing protein; translated protein: MSTRLRTLRTHLRHARTRLRRTRTRRLRRVLAALLVLFLTACAGLVVAYRMTGIPDPHPETVSQSTVFVDAEGEYLGRRGPVDRQDISLEQVPRHVQDAVIAAENRSFRTDSGVAPTAILRAAIATVTGGERQGGSTITQQYVKNALLTPEQSLSRKAREALIAVKLDRTRSKDDILEGYLNTVYFGRGAAGVESAARNYFGVGAKDLTVSQGAALAAIVNLPSYYERAGADAKVTGTLERRWAWVLDAMADSGAISDRERTAARFPAFRFYPPGDTDGGRQYLIDAASAEAADRLGITEDQLARGGYKVHTTFDLGLQDETAELVRDRTPADTKGARLHTAVVATVPGDGAVRVLYGGADYAHQPFNDAVDGAVEAGTATEPFTYAGIRLGEPLTGLPKEAAPTPMRLNSAYATVAAGGEYATPYTVTKITRGGTTVHTARPETRTAMGEKETAVVTELMHGSLGPDAPYAPGTAVKPVATGVGAAFLPVTSHAAGAGSGPGARTVWQSVYSPRLALTVALFAERGGKPARVAGLTGEYPPAEHAALQAGEVWRLAGSPGTEGPAAEAWPEDKGRTKPKLEPRPRP
- a CDS encoding sigma factor-like helix-turn-helix DNA-binding protein, whose product is MDDEFTARAGEYWPRLTRTARLLTGNSARAERLARAALAEVYARRRTPRDDAEFYVRRALVRGFLRSRTRPLIGSRRAPESYATDQLDPLTEVLAALPPRRRAVAVLHHWDGLSHREIAALLNSSPGAVKAHVRRALKALRTHPAYGAGGRPGPGPDPTPGIPAAVLPAVEEAGRTRRRSRRRTTAVLTTVCALLLVPLALGAVRGTGSGGDGGDTTPVSRTSVRVVTAGERVSAAPGVELWLTKDGKHWSTPKGPNQFRPAGKGSGAGISLESEPGSGTRVFHSGVLQGSREPSRVQLTTPEGTFTARILTLAGSPGWSVWYADTQLQDDQRQLSEITVKAYDSAGKLLAQTGTSS